The following proteins are co-located in the Polymorphospora rubra genome:
- the mptB gene encoding polyprenol phosphomannose-dependent alpha 1,6 mannosyltransferase MptB, with amino-acid sequence MSGVSRLTIIRYAGFVGAVLLAVAAYLGGALVELEIGVTPLKILRGEHGPLIVGLWLVGTALMTGAWWSARDGVPSTRWALVTTGLWLLPLLFAPPLASRDVYAYACQGATYAAGFNPYEQGVSALPCPWLDSISRIWRDTPAPYGPLFVLIAGGVVAATDNLTTIIATFRVIAVLGVGLTAATLPVLARRCGVSAGRALWIGLACPLVAIHLVSGAHNDSLMIGLVLAGFALLVTRPGRAWAMVGAGALLGLAVAIKATAGVVVPFAALLALPAAFRWRDLVRYGGVVVAGALGAMVAVTLVAGRGFGWIAGLSSSGDTVQWSSPPTAVGQTVSYVPRIFGGHFDAIPGARLAGMLVLLVFLIALWWRARPAAVADGASRGAAGAPAPGGTGAAVPGDATPTGGAAVPAASGDLGRDPLTAAAIALVATVALSPVFHPWYLTWPLALVAATTTRLRWFLGVCAVACFLVMPDGTGLPRYTKFPGAPLMTILVVLAGIQVWRWWRAAPRAAAPAPVPAHGPEAGDR; translated from the coding sequence ATGAGCGGCGTGTCACGGCTGACAATCATCCGGTATGCCGGTTTCGTCGGGGCGGTGCTGCTGGCCGTCGCCGCGTACCTCGGCGGTGCGCTCGTCGAACTCGAGATCGGCGTCACCCCGCTGAAGATCCTGCGCGGCGAGCACGGGCCGCTGATCGTCGGACTCTGGCTCGTCGGCACCGCGCTGATGACCGGCGCCTGGTGGTCCGCCCGCGACGGCGTGCCGTCGACCCGGTGGGCCCTGGTCACCACCGGACTGTGGCTGCTGCCGCTGCTGTTCGCGCCGCCGCTGGCCAGCCGCGACGTCTACGCGTACGCCTGCCAGGGCGCCACGTACGCGGCCGGGTTCAACCCGTACGAGCAGGGGGTTTCCGCCCTGCCCTGCCCGTGGCTGGACTCGATCTCCCGGATCTGGCGGGACACGCCGGCGCCGTACGGGCCGCTCTTCGTGCTGATCGCCGGCGGGGTCGTCGCCGCCACCGACAACCTGACCACGATCATCGCCACGTTCCGGGTGATCGCCGTACTCGGGGTGGGGCTCACCGCGGCCACCCTGCCGGTCCTGGCCCGGCGCTGCGGCGTGTCCGCCGGTCGGGCCCTGTGGATCGGGCTGGCCTGCCCGCTCGTCGCGATCCACCTGGTCTCCGGGGCACACAACGACTCGCTGATGATCGGGCTGGTCCTCGCCGGGTTCGCCCTGCTCGTCACCCGCCCCGGCCGGGCCTGGGCGATGGTGGGCGCCGGGGCGCTGCTCGGGCTCGCCGTCGCGATCAAGGCGACCGCCGGGGTCGTCGTACCGTTCGCCGCCCTCCTCGCCCTGCCGGCCGCCTTCCGCTGGCGGGACCTGGTCCGGTACGGCGGCGTGGTCGTCGCCGGCGCGCTCGGCGCGATGGTCGCGGTCACCCTCGTGGCCGGGCGCGGGTTCGGCTGGATCGCCGGGCTGTCCAGCAGCGGCGACACGGTCCAGTGGAGTTCCCCGCCGACGGCCGTCGGGCAGACCGTCAGCTACGTGCCCCGGATCTTCGGCGGGCACTTCGACGCGATCCCGGGCGCCCGCCTGGCCGGCATGCTGGTGCTGCTGGTCTTCCTGATCGCGCTGTGGTGGCGGGCCCGGCCGGCGGCGGTGGCCGACGGGGCGTCCCGGGGCGCGGCGGGCGCGCCCGCCCCGGGCGGCACCGGGGCGGCGGTACCCGGGGACGCCACCCCGACGGGCGGGGCGGCGGTGCCGGCGGCAAGCGGTGACCTCGGGCGGGACCCGCTGACGGCCGCCGCGATCGCGCTGGTCGCCACCGTGGCGCTGTCGCCGGTCTTCCATCCGTGGTATCTCACCTGGCCGCTGGCCCTGGTCGCGGCGACCACGACCCGGCTGCGCTGGTTCCTCGGGGTGTGCGCGGTCGCCTGCTTCCTGGTGATGCCCGACGGCACCGGCCTGCCCCGCTACACCAAGTTTCCCGGTGCACCGCTCATGACGATCCTCGTGGTGCTGGCCGGGATCCAGGTCTGGCGGTGGTGGCGGGCCGCCCCCCGCGCCGCCGCCCCGGCTCCCGTGCCCGCGCACGGCCCCGAAGCGGGCGATCGCTAG